The Oncorhynchus mykiss isolate Arlee chromosome 17, USDA_OmykA_1.1, whole genome shotgun sequence genomic interval TCTCTCTGGCAGTGTCTTCCAATGACCCTCTCATATCCAGTGGAACACACACTCGTCATCGCATACACACATGCTCGCACAcgcgctcactcactcacacacacacacacacacacaccattgttgtATGACATGGCGTAAGGAAATAACATGGGTTATCATCTGTTGGTGCTCTCACACtgtttcctttgtctctctcttccatcaCTCTTCCTTCCCCAGtcagcattctctctctctctctctctctctctctctctctctctctctctctctctctctctctctctctctctctctctgctgttgaattctctctcttccctcagtcAGGagactctctctctgctgttgatGAATTCAATTTCAATCCaaaggggttttattggcatgggaaacctgTATTTACatggccaaagcaagtgaaataaacctctctctctctctctctctctctctctctcactggacaGAGACACtattttctcctttctctctctcttttccatcccATTCTCAAAGGAAACACACATTTCTGTCTCACTAATATTTGAAGAGGAAATTGGTGGCATCTCTGGTCACAAGTATGTCAGTGCTGCTGGGTCACATGACGGTGGTGGACCAGTaacgagacagagacaggaactgAACTGACAACCGAGGCCTGGTGCcggttcattaggcaccaaatggagagagaaaaaactagactaaaacagggagggactTCCTGGACTCGTCCAATAAGAAGTGTTCATTTTTGTTTTCAGTTTTCTGATGTCCTAACGAACACGACCCTGGTGTTGGCATCAGGCCCTAGTTTTTCTGTTCTCACAGTCATTGGAATGGAAAAAGAGAGAGCCCAAGTGGATGATGTCGCCTGTTAGAATATCTTTCAGAAgacctctcatctcatctcattgtATGTTTCTACTGGCCCCATCGGTGATAGATGACTGGAGGGAGAAACGAGGCCCCCtcgttgagggagggagaaacgagGCCCCGtcgttgagggagggagaaacgagGCCCCGTCGTTGAGGGAGGGAAAAACGAGGCCCCGtcgttgagggagggagaaacgagGCCCCGtcgttgagggagggagaaacgagGCCCTGtcggtgagggagggagaaacgagGCCCTGtcggtgagggagggagaaacgagGCCCCGtcgttgagggagggagaaacgagGCCCTGTCGGTGATAGATGACTGGAGGGAGAAACGAGGCCCCGtcgttgagggagggagaaactaGGCCCCATCGGTGATAGATGACTGGAGGGAGAAACGAGGCCCCGtcgttgagggagggagaaacgagGCCCCGtcgttgagggagggagaaacgagGCCCTGTCGGTGATAGATGACTGGAGGGAGAAACGAGGCCCCGtcgttgagggagggagaaactaGGCCCCATCGGTGATAGATGACTGGAGGGAGAAACGAGGCCCCGtcgttgagggagggagaaacgagGCCCCGtcgttgagggagggagaaacgagGCCCCCTCGGTGATAGATGACTGGAGGGAGAAACGAGGCCCCGtcgttgagggagggagaaacgagGCCCCGtcgttgagggagggagaaacgagGCCCTGTCGGTGATAGATGACTGGAGGGAGAAACGAGGCCCCGtcgttgagggagggagaaacgagGCCCTGTCGGTGATAGATGACTGGAGGGAGAAACGAGGCCCCGtcgttgagggagggagaaactaGGCCCCATCGGTGATAGATGACTGGAGGGAGAAACGAGGCCCCGtcgttgagggagggagaaacgagGCCCCGtcgttgagggagggagaaacgagGCCCTGTCGGTGATAGATGACTGGAGGGAGAAACGAGGCCCCGtcgttgagggagggagaaactaGGCCCCATCGGTGATAGATGACTGGAGGGAGAAACGAGGCCCCGtcgttgagggagggagaaacgagGCCCCGtcgttgagggagggagaaacgagGCCCCCTCGGTGATAGATGACTGGAGGGAGAAACGAGGCCCCGtcgttgagggagggagaaacgagACCCCGtcgttgagggagggagaaacgagGCCCTGTCGGTGATAGATGACTGGAGGGAGAAACGAGGCCCCGtcgttgagggagggagaaacgagGCCCTGTCGGTGATAGATGACTGGAGGGAGAAACTAGGCCCCGTCGGTGATAGATGACTGGAGGGAGAAACGAGGCCCCGtcgttgagggagggagaaactaGGCCCCGTCGGTGATAGATGACTGGAGGGAGAAACGAGGCCCCGtcgttgagggagggagaaacgagGCCCCGtcgttgagggagggagaaacgagGCCCCCTCGGTGATAGATGACTGGAGGGAGAAACGAGGCCCCGTTGTTGATAGACGACTAGATGGATAAATAAACATGCAGGTCACAGTCAAATTGAaactttcctctcttcctcttcttagATTTTTTCCATCGTGGTCTTCTCCTGCATCACGGCGGAGGGATTTGTCAACAAATCGCACAGCCCCGACGCGCATTGCGTCTTCAACCAGAATGACTCGGCATGTCACTACGCTGTGGGCATCGGTGTCATAGGTAAGTAGTCTAGTGGTTCTGGGTTACAGGTTCTAATCCCAGGGCTGACTGAGAAAATGCTGTTGGGTGAAGTCGCCTCAAGATGCTGATCTTGGGACAGTTAAGCATTTCCCCCACTAATAGTTACGATTGGGGAAAACCATACTTGAGGGGAAAACCACACTTGAGTGGAAGAATCTGGTCGGGGCCAGGTAGCAAACCGGATCAGAGATGGCATCTCCCGCCGTTGTGCCCTGGGTTCAGATAACAGAAAAATAATTGTTTGTGTCTCTGTGACAATCGACTATAGAAAGTATCTCTTTATGCAGAGCAATGGTGTAGTGGTAACACTCCTGGCACATCTCATAATACgactcccctcaggagactaGGGTTGATTCCTTGTCTCATAATACgactcccctcaggagactggggTTGATTCCTTGTCTCATAATACgactcccctcaggagactggggTTGATTCCTTGTCTCATAATACGACTCCCCTGCAGGAGACTGGGGTTGATTCCTTGTCTCATAATACGACTCCCCTGCAGGAGACTGGGGTTGATTCCTTGTCTCATCATACgactcccctcaggagactggggTTCAAACCCTGCATCCTTCCTGTTTCTCCCACTTGCCTGACTCCCCACCTCATTTCCTTACGGTCTCAATAAAGtgttaatatatatatttctaaagtctctctttgtttctccagCCTTCCTGGCCTGTTTTTTCTTCCTCCTATTGGACGCCTACATGCCGCTGATGAGCAACGCGAAGGAGAGGAAGTACGCTGTCATGGCCGACCTGGGATTCTCAGgtgaggagggtgtgtgtgtgtgtggacctagGGTTGTGGTGTGAGGAAAGAGCTTCCAGGCACCTGGGTCTTGTTCATCATAGCACCACATggaagaaaacggactgaaacGGGGCGGGACTGCCTGGAACGTACaataagaaatatatatatatatattttttaaatcccatTGATAAAAGGTTTCATAACGTTTTCAGTCGTGTTCCCTAATGAACGTGACCCTGTAGGTAGTTGTAGTGTAAATATGTATATCCCATGTTTCTTGTCTGTTTGTATCAGTTGTGTGGACGTTCCTGTGGTTCGTGTGTTTCTGCCTCCTGACTAGCCAATGGAGTCGCACGCTTGATGTCAAAGGAATCCCCCAGGACGCCGCCCGCTCCGCCATtgccttctctttcttctctatCGCCACCTGGGTGAGGAGGACTGTCACTACAGCTGCCTTACTGCCTCTCCTTTACTACAGCTACACTATGGCCTGGTCATAACTTCACCACACTGACTGACCTCTTCAGTAACTGACTGACTCCATTCATTAACTGACTGAATTATTCATTCACTAATTGATTCATTGACTGACTGAATTATTCATTCACTAATTGATTCATTAACTGACTGATTGAATTTATTAATTGATTCATTAACTGACTGAATTATTCATTCACTAATTGAttcattgactgactgattgaattTATTAATTGATTCATTAACTGACTGAATTATTCATTCACTAATTGATTCATTAACTGACTGATTGAATTTATTAATTGATTCATTAACTGACTGAATTATTCATTCACTAATTGATTCATTAACTGACTGATTGAATTTATTAATTGATTCATTAACTGACTGAATTATTAATTCACTAATTGATTCATTGACTGACGGATTCATTAACTGACTGATTGAATTCATGAATTGACTCCTCTTTGTGTCTACAACAGGGAATCCTAACCTACTTCGCTTTGGGGAGATATCGCCGTGGTGTTGCCGATGTCACCCAGAGCATCTATGCCGAGTCTCCGCCGGAGCAGCACACCCCTTACCCTCCGACCTACGCCCCCTCGGCCTACACCCCCACCACCTACTCCCCGTACCCTTCCAGCGCGCCAGACGACTTCCAACAACCCCCCTTCACCCCcagcaccatcaccaccaccacccaaccCCAGGGGGAATACCAACCCCCCAACTACTGAGGGTCTTCgcggtgaagtttcccctaggtacagatctaggatcagcttcactTCCCccattcctaaccttaaccattagtgggggaaatgcaaaactgacccaagatcagtgtctaggccAAGGGGCAATTTCACCATACTATTACTGGGATAGAATTATGGAGAAAGGAAGTGGAAGCTCCTTatcaccagacctgggttcaaatagtatttgaaatatttATTTTGCTTTTGTCTGTCTGGAGTGCAAGGTGGGTGGGGTCTGTCTGGAGTGCAAGGTGGGTGGGGTCTGTCTGGAGTGCAAGGTGGGTGGGGTCTGTCTGGAGTGCAAGGTGGGTGGGGTCTGTCTGGAGTGCAAGGTGGGTGGGGTCTGTCAACCTTTATATTGGTTTAATTTGTAACAGGGAAAGTGGATGAAAGCACACAGACCGATAAAGTATTTTAAATGGTTTTAAATAGTGTTTGAACACAGGTCTGCGTACTACTAATTCAGTGGATGATGTGGTTAAAAGGAGACTTCTACCCTGAGACGGGCGCAGCTGAGGGGGAGGGGCAAAAGTCAGGTCCTGGTCACGTGACACTGGAGCTCACATGATTTGGGATATGCGAAAAACAGCCAATGAGAGCTCTCGTGGGAGGGGCAAGTGCTTGCTTTAGCTAATCAGTGTgcttgtctcccccctctctgttcagAACTCTAGTCCCCTGCTTCTGTGCTCCAGAAGGAAGGAGAATGTGtctgtcagaggaggctggtgggggaagATATAGGAGGAcctgctcattgtaatggctgggatGGAacaaatggaacggtatcaaatatggaaaccacgtttgactcggTTCCATTtatttcattccagccattagtGAGCCGATCCTCCTATAtcttcctcccaccagcctcctctggtgtctGTACATACTAGATATTCATAGTTGAAACGCCAATTCTTTGAATGGCTGTAGTgtctttttttaaaaacattttatctttttgttttcaatTTAGCACAATTATCTTGATGACATGCAAGCACAACGTTTTATTCAATGTCAAAGAAGAATGTTTATTTCATTGACCAGTGTATCGTGAGACTACTGAATTCTACAGGATAAGCCAAATGCCCAAGAAAGCCTTACTATTAATGTCCTATGTAAACTGCTGGGTTTTTGTCCCACTTCAGGAGCCGTAGGCAGACtttgactgtgtcccaaatggcacccaattccctttatagtgcactacttttgaccaggacccataaggctctggttaaaagtagtgcactatatataggggatagggtgtcatttaggattCAGTCTACAAGTCCTTTCTCATAACTCTTAAACCCTGTCTATCTGATAACAGTCAAGGTAAAGCCATAAAAAACACATTAAACCGCTCATTAAACCACACGTTAAATTAAACCGCCCGTTGAAAACACCAGGCTTGTTTGCTCAACTGATCTGTGTAATATGCATGTTCCTATCTAGTCATTTATGTACTGATTGAGTTTTCAGTCATATTTTTATGTCTACTGTCCACAAAAACTATAGCAACTGGATAGGTTGAAACCAGGCTTGTAAACCAGGAGATAAATTAGAGTACCAATTGTCCACCCTTCTCCCAAAGCGTGCACTGCACTGGCCTACTTTCCCCCCCTATGGCTTTGACAATGGAATCTCCCTCCAGCCTCACAGCCAATCCTGACACCAGTGCTGTGCTTTTAGAACCATGTGCACTGGAAAAGGGGGGAGAATCAGAACAGAAGTCTTCCACTGCCGCTAGATAAAGCCATCTATGGTTTGTATTACTTAGTGGGTTTCCTATCAGTCGTTCTGAGTCTCAGACCACTCCCTGCTTTGTACTACTAAAGGGAAAAGTCATTCATGAATAAATCCTCTTACTGCCACGACTGACTTCAGGAACCTCAGTGTAGcagctgggtcatgttcattaggcaccaaatggaagaaaaaccGGCTACATATGAACATTAACAAACACACAATTACCGAACTTCAGAAGCTGTTTTGAATACATTTTCTTGGTCCTAGAGTCATTAAATGTTTAGAGTACATTGAGGGGAGTTACTGCTTCAGGATGACTGAAAACTGCAGATGTAGAATCCATTAAAGGATAAGACTGAAAACAGCAGACGTAGAATCCTTTAAAGGATAAGACAAACAGCAGATGTAGAATCCATTAAAGGATAAGACTGAAAACAGCAGACACAGAATCCATTAAAGGATAAGACTGAAAACGTAGAATCCATTAAAGGATAAGACTGAAAACGTAGAATCCTTTAAAGGATAAGACTGAAAGCGTAGAATCCTTTAAAGGATAAGACTGAAAACAGCAGACGTAGAATCCATTAAAGGATAAGACTGAAAACAGCAGACGTAGAATCCATTAAA includes:
- the syngr2b gene encoding synaptogyrin-2 → MEETGGVGGASAYGASLAGGGFDFHKFAKQPHTIVRFLSWIFSIVVFSCITAEGFVNKSHSPDAHCVFNQNDSACHYAVGIGVIAFLACFFFLLLDAYMPLMSNAKERKYAVMADLGFSVVWTFLWFVCFCLLTSQWSRTLDVKGIPQDAARSAIAFSFFSIATWGILTYFALGRYRRGVADVTQSIYAESPPEQHTPYPPTYAPSAYTPTTYSPYPSSAPDDFQQPPFTPSTITTTTQPQGEYQPPNY